In the Lates calcarifer isolate ASB-BC8 linkage group LG24, TLL_Latcal_v3, whole genome shotgun sequence genome, one interval contains:
- the rps6ka3b gene encoding LOW QUALITY PROTEIN: ribosomal protein S6 kinase alpha-3 (The sequence of the model RefSeq protein was modified relative to this genomic sequence to represent the inferred CDS: deleted 1 base in 1 codon): MPLAQLADPWQKMPLGGTAGEDAHHDPEDSVGEDDSMPGCTDDVPIKEISITHHVKEGSEKADPRQFELRKVLGQGSFGKVFLVRKITGPDAGQLYAMKVLKKATLKVRDRVRTKMERDILVEVNHPFIVKLHYAFQTEGKLYLILDFLRGGDLFTRLSKEVMFTEEDVKFYLAELALALDHLHGLGIIYRDLKPENILLDEEGHIKLTDFGLSKESIDHENKAYSFCGTVEYMAPEVVNRRGHTHSADWWSYGVLMFEMLTGTLPFQGKDRKETMTMILKAKLGMPQFLSSEAQSLLRNLFKRNPANRLGAGPDGVEEIKRHQFFSTIDWNKLYRREIHPPFKPAAGRPDDTFYFDSEFTAKTPRDSPGVPPSANAHQLFRGFSFVAITEEETQPLPNAIVQQLHRSTSQFGDAYEIKEDIGVGSYSICKRCIHKGTGMEYAVKIINKAKRDPTEEVEILLRYGQHPNIITLKDVYDDGRSVFLVTELMKGGELLDKILRQKFFSEREASAVLYTITKTVEYLHVQGVVHRDLKPSNILYVDESGNAESIRICDFGFAKQLRAENGLLMTPCYTANFVAPEVLKKQGYDAACDIWSLGVLLYTMLTGFTPFANGPEDTPEEILARIGSGKFSLSGGYWTSVSTEAKDLVSKMLHVDPHQRLTAGQVLRHPWVTHRDQLPKYTLNRQDAPHLVKGAMAATYSALNRNVPPILEPVACSTLAQRRGVKKITSTAL; encoded by the exons gatGACGTGCCAATTAAGGAGATCAGCATCACCCACCATGTGAAGGAGGGCTCAGAGAAGGCCGACCCGCGACAGTTCGAGCTGCGCAAAGTCCTGGGACAAGGCTCCTTCGGCAAG gtGTTTCTGGTGAGGAAGATCACGGGGCCAGATGCCGGTCAGCTGTACGCCATGAAGGTCCTGAAGAAAGCCACGCTGAAag tgcgCGACCGGGTCAggacaaagatggagagagacatcCTGGTGGAGGTCAACCATCCCTTCATCGTCAAACTGCACTACG CGTTTCAGACGGAGGGGAAGCTCTACTTGATCTTGGATTTTCTCAGAGGAGGAGATCTCTTCACTCGTCTCTCGAAGGag gTGATGTTCACAGAGGAGGACGTGAAGTTTTACCTGGCTGAACTCGCTCTGGCGCTCGATCACCTTCACGGCCTCGGCATCATTTACAGAGACCTCAAGCCTGAGAA CATCCTGCTCGATGAGGAGGGCCACATCAAGCTGACCG acttTGGCCTCAGCAAGGAGTCGATAGACCAT GAGAACAAAGCCTACTCCTTCTGCGGGACCGTGGAGTACATGGCTCCCGAGGTGGTGAACAGGCGGGGACACACGCACAGCGCCGACTGGTGGTCGTACGGCGTGCTCATG TTTGAGATGCTGACGGGAACGCTGCCGTTTCAAGGCAAAGACCGGAAAGAGACGATGACCATGATCCTCAA AGCCAAGTTGGGAATGCCACAGTTTTTGAGCTCAGAAGCTCAGAGTCTCCTCAGGAACCTTTTCAAACGCAACCCTGCCAACAGATTAG GAGCTGGACCGGACGGAGTGGAGGAGATCAAGAGGCATCAGTTCTTCAGCACCATCGACTGGAAT AAACTGTACCGCAGAGAGATCCACCCTCCTTTCAAACCTGCTGCAGGACGACCTGACGACACTTTCTATTTTGATTCAGAGTTCACAGCTAAAACACCCAGAG ACTCTCCGGGGGTTCCTCCCAGTGCCAACGCCCATCAGCTGTTCAGAGGATTCAGCTTTGTGGCCataacagaggaggaaacacaacCACTACCCAATGCTATTGTACAG CAACTGCACCGAAGCACGTCCCAGTTCGGAGACGCCTACGAGATCAAAGAGGACATCGGCGTCGGCTCCTACTCCATCTGCAAGCGCTGCATACACAAAGGAACCGGCATGGAGTACGCCGTCAAG ATCATCAACAAGGCCAAGAGAGACCCGacggaggaggtggagatcCTGCTGAGATACGGGCAGCATCCCAACATCATCACCCTCAAGGAC GTGTATGACGACGGCCGGTCGGTGTTCCTGGTGACGGAGCTGATGAAAGGAGGCGAGCTGCTGGACAAAATCCTCCGACAGAAGTTCTTCTCCGAGAGAGAAGCCAGCGCTGTTCTCTACACCATCACCAAGACTGTGGAGTACCTGCACGTTCAGGGG GTGGTGCACAGAGACCTGAAGCCCAGTAACATCCTGTACGTGGATGAGAGCGGGAACGCCGAGTCCATCAGGATCTGCGACTTTGGTTTCGCCAAACAGCTGAGGGCGGAGAACGGCCTGCTCATGACGCCGTGCTACACCGCCAACTTTGTCGCACCAGAG GTGTTGAAGAAGCAGGGTTACGACGCAGCCTGTGACATCTGGAGCCTCGGCGTCCTGCTCTACACCATGCTAACAGG CTTCACTCCCTTCGCCAACGGTCCGGAGGACACACCGGAGGAGATTCTGGCTCGTATCGGCAGCGGGAAGTTCTCTCTGAGCGGAGGATACTGGACGTCTGTTTCTACTGAGGCAAAG GACCTGGTGTCTAAGATGCTGCACGTGGACCCGCACCAGCGGCTGACGGCGGGTCAGGTCCTCAGACACCCCTGGGTGACGCACAGAGACCAGCTGCCCAAGTACACCCTCAACAGACAGGACGCCCCGCACCTCGTcaag GGTGCGATGGCGGCCACCTACTCGGCCCTCAACAGGAACGTCCCTCCGATCCTGGAGCCGGTGGCCTGCTCCACTCTGGCCCAGCGGAGGGGGGTGAAGAAGATCACCTCCACCGCTCTGTGA
- the LOC108885026 gene encoding uncharacterized protein LOC108885026: MADLSSGVVASAEHPAVRGGAAGKATSSNVASGNGNWDGAGGMDQITVVRIDDTHIAEEQSHVGGKLKDDAVDYYEVEYSMPAEEEVVAEEEEDGVYVIEYSNPEEEGESYQFTMSVDRSLPAKKQVVIHPAARENAAAPSPVTSKPSRPSRPRQEVRKRKMVREEEVKEEEIVSNKSVLELGEDYNDMMGSGKSQLVCSLCPPPGKFFKRASGLACTFKTDAPHGGEEDVLLHVLQPNCSHSDRAGRTHTTPRQPGRRLHLPPLPGGDGKQTGRGREDGVQRVEVGSEETPGEGAPGRHPPLRHLQQRLQVARVVPRRSVQARRSVAVLLRQVSDLRND; this comes from the coding sequence TCTAACGTCGCGTCAGGAAACGGAAACTGGGACGGAGCAGGTGGGATGGACCAGATAACGGTGGTGAGAATAGACGACACCCACATCGCAGAGGAGCAGTCTCACGTCGGGGGGAAGCTCAAAGACGACGCCGTGGACTACTACGAGGTGGAGTACTCGATGCCCGCAGAGGAGGAGGTCGTggcggaggaagaggaggatggagttTATGTTATAGAGTATTCAAaccctgaggaggagggagagagttaTCAGTTTACAATGTCTGTAGACAGATCGCTCCCAGCCAAAAAGCAGGTGGTTATACATCCGGCGGCGAGAGAAAACGCAGCAGCTCCTTCACCGGTGACGTCCAAACCGTCCAGACCGTCCAGGCCGAGGCaagaggtgaggaagaggaagatggtACGAGAGGAGGAGGTCAAAGAGGAGGAAATAGTGAGCAATAAGAGCGTGTTAGAGCTCGGGGAGGACTACAACGACATGATGGGCTCAGGTAAAAGTCAGCTGGTGTGCTCGCTGTGCCCGCCGCCCGGCAAGTTCTTCAAGAGAGCGTCGGGTCTGGCCTGTACATTTAAAACAGATGCACCTCATGGAGGGGAAGAAGACGTTCTTCTGCACGTCCTGCAACCAAACTGTTCGCACTCAGATCGAGCTGGACGCACACACACGACGCCACGCCAACCAGGACGCCGTCTTCACCTGCCTCCTCTGCCCGGCGGAGACGGAAAACAAACCGGACGCGGCAGAGAAGACGGGGTTCAAAGGGTCGAAGTGGGGTCTGAGGAGACACCTGGAGAAGGAGCACCCGGGCGTCATCCCCCGCTGCGACATCTGCAACAAAGGCTTCAAGTCGCTCGTGTCGTACCTCGCCGATCAGTTCAGGCACGTCGGAGTGTCGCCGTTCTACTGCGCCAAGTGTCAGATCTACGAAATGACTGA